A window of the Gossypium hirsutum isolate 1008001.06 chromosome A05, Gossypium_hirsutum_v2.1, whole genome shotgun sequence genome harbors these coding sequences:
- the LOC107961547 gene encoding gibberellin-regulated protein 4, whose product MAKLVAAFFLALIAISMLQVMVLASHGHGGHHYDQKHYGPGSLKSYQCPSQCSRRCRKTQYHKPCMFFCQKCCNKCLCVPPGYYGNKAVCPCYNNWKTKEGGPKCP is encoded by the exons ATGGCAAAACTTGTGGCTGCTTTCTTCTTGGCTCTCATTGCCATCTCCATGCTTCAAGTTATG GTCTTGGCATCGCATGGACATGGAGGTCATCATTATGATCAA AAACATTACGGCCCTGGAAGCCTCAAGAGTTACC AATGTCCATCACAGTGCTCGAGGAGATGCAGAAAAACCCAATACCATAAACCATGCATGTTCTTCTGTCAGAAATGTTGCAACAAATGCCTGTGTGTGCCCCCTGGTTATTATGGGAACAAAGCTGTTTGCCCTTGCTACAACAATTGGAAGACCAAAGAAGGAGGACCCAAGTGCCCTTAA